A region of the Herpetosiphon gulosus genome:
GTTGTATGGCTCTCCTCTAATTCGGCAAACCATTGCTCCCAAATTGCCCACTGCTCAGGCATGCGCTCCAAATTATGAATTCGCTGATAGCGCTGGATCATGGTAATTGCCGATGGCGGCGTGCCCGCCCGCACTTCCAGCAAGGTCACGGCTTCTTCGCGCTTGGAAAACGCCCCGTACATCGTTGGCAGATAAGCAATTAATAAAGCTACAATGCCTAAGCCAACCGTTGCCGCCAAAAAGGCCAAAATTGTTTCAACCGTTGAATCAACTGCTGCAAATCCCAGTGTCAACATCGACGAGCCACTCAGCAAAAACGCTTTACTCCAAGGATGCTCGCCAACTGCCCAAAACATGCAAGTAAAACCCGCAATCGCTAACACCATCCAAACCACTGGAATAATCAGCAAGGCCACTGGAGCATAAAATGCCAGCACCCGATCAGCTTGTTCGTAGTTGTTGATCCGACGCAAACGCACCAAAAAACAGCCATAGACCAGCCGAAAGGTGGTTCGCGTCAGCCAAACATTATCGCCGCGTGGCAGTACGACCATGCGAATTGCGCTAAACAACGTGAATGCCACAATTACCAGCCCGATCAAAAACACCCCAAGATTGATTAATCCCTCAACAATTGTCATAGTATCCTCGATGCTTGCAAGCGCCTTGGAATATTGTATACCTTGAAGAATATAGAGCAAAGAACGTAAGAAATGGGGATCGGTTGTTAGGGGTTGAGGATCAGGAGTAGGGGCCAGCGGTCAGGGGCTAGGGATCAGGCAATTAGCATCAGAAGATAATCAAACAAATCTGTGCTCATCTGTGGCTAAAACTTAACATTCGGGCCCTTCGTGGATCAAAAACTTCTGATCCCTAAAATCTGATTCCTGACCCTTCGCACTTAACCAAAGCTAAACTTGCGAATTGTTAGGCCATGATATGATGGCAGCTATGATGATTCAGACGTTGAGTGAGCTTTATCCTGATTTACGGCGCTTGCGGTTTGGCAGCATTGTTTATGCTTTACTGACCGATACCACTCCCGAAAATCAGCAACATCGCCTAATTCTCGATGCGGCGCTGCGTGAAGCAGGCAGCCGTGGTTGGCTCACGCCTGAAGTTTTTGGCCGTTTACGCGCTGGCGACGATGCGGTGGTGCTTTCGATTCTCGACGAATTGCTGATTGCCCAAGCTTTGGATCGCGCTAACTATAGTTTGCAGTTCAATCCACCTGGCGATGGCCGCCACGTTGGTGAATTATTGATCGAGCGTGGCGATCTGCGCTCGTTCATCGAAGTAAAGTCGTTGCTTCCAGCTGAGGCAGTGGTTTTAGCCCAAACCACCTTGGCTCGTCTGCGCGATTTAGCGAGCACGATTCCTCTGGCTGCCCGTTTGACGCTGGAAATCACCCATCATCCCAATAGCGGCATTAGCCATCGTGAGGTGCGGCGCTATCTGCATGTTGCCGCCGAGCAAATGCTGAGTGGCTGGACGCACCCCGCCGCCTATACCCATAGCTCGGGCATTTATCTGCGGCCTATTGCCTGCCAACCCTTGCTCGAAGCCGAACATTTAGAGATTGAGCTGTATCAAGAGGAATACCCAGGCTTGGCGCGGCGGGCGCATCGGGCTTGGTGCGACCGTTTATGGCGGGCAATTCGCGGCGGCTATACCCAATTGCCTGCAGGTGAGCCAGCGGTGATCATCGTGGTTGATCATGCGCAGCCCGCGCCGCCACTTGCAGCTTGGCTTGCGCCCTTGGGCGATATGCTGCGCATGGGTGCACATCATCGCTTGAGTGCCGTGATTCGGATTGAACTGGCTAGTTTGCGCACAGGCCAACCCGCACTTACAATCTTTCATAACCCACGGGCCAGCAGCCCGTTGATCAGCCAGCCAATTCTTGGCCAGCATGAATTGCATATTTCAATGTTGAATCCTGAAACATGGTGAGGAACGAGCATGCCCCGAATAACCAAAGTCTATACGCGAACTGGCGATAATGGGACAACCGCGCTTGGCGGTGGCCAGCGTGTGCCCAAAGAATCGCTGCGGGTTACTGCATTTGGCACAGTCGATGAGCTTAATTCCAACTTGGGCGTAGCCTTGGCGGTTGGTGTAAGCGAACGCTTACAAGCACCGCTCCAAGCCATCCAAAACGAGCTATTTCACCTTGGCTCCGACCTGTGTATGCTCGAAGAAGATAAACAAAAATGGCCAATTCCTCAAATTGAGGCGCGGCATATCGACGCACTTGAGCAGCTCATGGACGAATTAATGGATACGGTTGGCCCACTGGAGAATTTTATTCTGCCTGGTGGCTCGCAAACCTCGGCCCATTTGCACGTTGCTCGCACAGTTTGCCGCCGCGCTGAGCGCGATGTGGTCGCACTTAGTCGCGAAGAAACCATCGGCAGCTTTGTGATCAAATATCTCAATCGGCTTTCCGATGCCTTGTTTGTAATGGCCCGCTATGAAAATTTTGTGCGCAATATTCCCGATGTCATTTGGGATAGTCGCGCCTAATTTGCCAGCCGATCATGATCAACACCATGATCGGCTTAATTCGACTCAATCTGGTTGCGAATCGCAGCGTTGAGCCAAGCGCTAAATTGACACATGCGCCAATCGTTACACGGCTCGCATAGCAAATTAAATGCGCCAGCACCAGTTTTTGCCTCATAAATGTGGAGCTGGTTCACGGCATAGCTAAGCAGATCTGGCGTGGCTGTTAGAGCCAGCAGCATGCGTTTGAGATCAGTTTGTTTAATCAGTTGTGGTTCTAATTCATGGATTGAATGATCAAGCAGCTCTAAAACAGCGCTTAGGGCTACCGCCAACAAACAATGTTGCTCGCGATCATACAATAAGGCATGAGTTGGTTGCTCGCCAAACACATTGCCAAAGGCCAATTGAGGGTTCAACAAACAGGCATCACGTAAATCTTGCACAAAATTCATGTGCCATAAGCCAGCCTCTGCTCGCAGCCAACCATCATTGGCTAGCGCAATCAGATGATTGTATTGGGTATGCCACCACCAACATAAAAACCGACCATCCCCATGATAATCCAACAGCGCATCGAAATTCCAAGCGGCCTGTGGTGGCGGCAGCGGAACTTCAAGCACAATGCCGCCACTGACCAACAAGGCTAGTTCTAAGTTGATAATCATAGGTCACCTGCGATCATTTGCAGGTCAGCGAGCCACCAGTAGTCCGTTAACTGAGCACGCAAAACGAGAATGTTTCGACTACACACAGCCATAGCCTCATCCTTGCAAAAGAACGAACCCCAAATCGGTTATCAAATGATCTAGAGCTTTAGGATATAGCTAATTATAGGATGAGCACGCCAAAAAAAATAGCAGGATTTTGGTATTGATCTCAACAAGTTTAAATCATTTGGGCTATGATTTAAACTTGTTGATTAATATTTTTAATTTATTAGGCGATTATGCGACTATTTAACCTTTATTCGCTGGTGGTGATCAGCACTGGCAGGTTTTTCACACCAAAGGTAATGGGGGTAGGAATTGGCTCAAGTTGTGCGTCAGGTTTGATCGTAATCGTTTCGATGCGTTTGAGCATGGCTTCTAAGGCCAATTTGCCTTCGAGCCGTGCCAATGGCGCTCCCAAACAGTAGTGAATGCCATGGCCAAAAGCAATATGCTGGTTGCCTTTGCGATGAATATCAAATGTATCAGCATCGGGGAATTGGCTTTCGTCACGGTTGGCCGAGCCAATCACCGCCATCACCCGCTGGCCTGCTGGAATGGTCACATCGCCAATTTGTTGCTCAGTATGAGCGTGACGGGGCATGGCTTTAACTGGCGAATAGTAGCGCAAGGTTTCATCCAACACATTCGGAATCAGGCTGGGGTTGGCGCGTAATTCGGCATAAATCGCTGGTTGTTCGCTAAATACCCGTACCGCATTGCCCAACAAATTGGTGGTGGTTTCGTTGCCCGCGACCAACAACAACGCACAAAAGCCTATCAAATCCATATCCGTAAGTGATTCGCCGTCGATTTGGGCTTTGAGCAAATCGCTAATCAAATCGGCTTGCGGTGCGTTGCGGCGTTGCTCGATCATGCCAAATAGGTAAGCTCCAAACTCTTGGTAAATCGGCACAATTTCGCTGATATTGGGATTATTCGACGAGGTGATGATTCGTTCAGTCCAATATTTGAATTTATCTTGATCTTCGGTGGGTACGCCCAACATTTCGGCGATCACGGTCATGGGCAGGGGCGTGGCAAAATCGCGAATGAAATCTGGCTCAGTTTGGGCCAGCATATCATCGAGCAAACGATTGACCAAACCATCGATGCGATCGTGCAATTGCTCAATCATACGTGGAGTAAAAGCCAAATTGACCAACGAGCGCAACTGGCGATGGCGCGGCGGATCGGTCATCAACATGCTATTGGCAAACATATTCATGCCATCGCCACGATCGGGCGGAGCCGAGGAGAAGTGTTCGTAATCGGTCATAACCTGCTTGACATCAGCATAGCGAAAGACCACCCACGAGCCAATCGTTTGATCAAAATAGATCGGATGTTGCTCACGCATGGTTTTAAACCACGGATAAGGGTTCAACAGGGATTGCATAAAACTCACGCTGGTTCTCCTTCCGACTGAAAAACACAATCCACATTATTCTACTGCTAGATTATGAAGCTGGCTCGGCTGGGGTTGAGCCAAGTCGCAACAACGTGGTTGATTGCCACTCGCTGCTCGTGCCCAAGCGCGTTATCAACTTCTTGCCCAGCAATTCGTTACAAGCTTTTTGAAATTGGGCCTCGGTCAGTTGGCCCAACCAACTTTGACGCAACAGCGTATCGAGCAAATCGCCATAGCTCCACAAACGTGGTTGCTGGCTGGCGATAGCGGTTATTGCGGCCACAATCTGGGCATGCTGCTGGCGACGCAGTTGGTTTTTGCTCGGCAAGGCAGGATCGAATAAGCCAATTTGCTGGGGATTGCCCGCATTTTGCAACAAGGCCTGGGCTTCCGGGTTTTCCAACAATGCCCCTTCAAATTGATACAAACACTGATTGAACGGCAAAACCAACGAGCGATCGCTGGTCGCGATCAGCAAATCGTAGGCTTTTTGGCCCCATGTGGTATGGATTGTACAGGCTGCTGCCCAGCGCCAACGCGAGCCGCCCAGCTCAGTTAGTTGCTGAAGATAGAAGGTTTGCAAGGCTGTTAGCATGGTTTCGCTAGGTGATTCGTTCACAATTGTTCGCCAATTGCGGCTAGCAAACAGCTGATCAAGTTGACGCTCGGTTTGGGTTGGTTGTTGTTCACGCTGCGCTAGCAAATTGGTCAAACCTGCGCGATCAAAGCGTAAGATCAGATCAGTGCGAGCCAAACGGCGTGCCAATTGATCCAAACCATTGCTGATTGGAATTAAACCAAACGCACCATCTAGGATAATTAGGCTTGGGTTGGCGGCTAATTCGCTGGTTAATTGGGTGAAATTAAGCTGATCATGGGGCCAAAATTTGAACTGTTGCTCGCTGGCTTGTTGCCATGCCGCCTGTTGTTCGGGGCTGGTGGTACGTAAGATGATTTGAATTGCTGCTTTAGTTTGGTTGGCAAGTCGTTGATAATGGATGGCTGCGCCAGCCGTAGCCCAACGCCCACTGCCATAGCGCACAGATCCAGCCTCGCCATCAAAAATCACCAAGAGTTGGTGTGGCGAGAGGCTTGGCGTAATCAGCGGGAGATAGGTTTGCACGAGGCTAACTTTGCGTTCAGACCAACGTTGGGCTTGCGATTGCAGCATAGGGTTACTCGTAGCAACAAAACCACTTGGCTATATGCTATCACGAGCAAGCCCACTTTGCCTATGGATTTTAATAGTTTTGCTATTTTGGCCTTCCCTCAACCCAGGCCTTTCAAGCGTGAGGCCAGGGATGCCCAAACAGGGTTCACCCAACGACCTCAGGTTGGTGTCTGGATAGAGCTACTTCAGATCCGTATCCCAACCAAGGTCGTATGCCAAGCATATCAGCCAGCGCCCACCGTAGTTGCACCACTAAACGCCGCAGAGGAAGCAGGATTGGTGGCTGGGCATGCTTACTGCGCCAAACTTGGAATGATCATTTGAATAATCCGTTTCCAACTAGCAGCAAGTTCGTTTACGCCCAAAAGTTGACGGCCAAAGACTTCATCGCGTTCGTGATGTAGATGTTGATTGACTTTATGCACCGTAATCGTGGGATGCGGACGCTCGATCAACTCCAGTACAGCGCCAACTTGCACCTCGCCTGCTTGCAAAACCCGTAGATAAAAGCCACTGCGCAAGGTAGCAACTGTGCGTTGTTGCAAACCGTCGAGGCCAAGCTTGCGATCTTGTTTGGTGCAGGGGTAGCGTGGCGCACAAATTTGCACAATTGCGCTACCAACCTTGAAACTATCACCAATACACACATCTTGCTCGGTTACATTGTTGAGCGTCCAATTTTCGCCAATGCCACTGGCTTGCAACATCGGGTGATCATCGGCTAAGCCATATTCTGCTTGCCAGAGTGGGTAATGGCTAGCGGGCTGGCAACAAACCGCTTTATCTGGGCCGCCATGGTTTTTGGTGTCGGCCACAGCATCCCCAACATGGCCCAATTGCTCCAAGCGCACTGGCGTGGTGATCGCTTGGCGGCCAATCGCCGACGACCAAGCGCCTTTGGCATCGTGGTAGGTTTGGGGTTGGCCGATCGCTAAAGTTTCAATCGTAATCACAAAAGCCTCTAACGTTTGTACAATTGCTCAAAACTCTTGGCGAAGCGCTCGTAGATTTGGCGGCGACGAATTTTGAGCGTTGGCGTGAGCAAATCATTTTCAATTGTAAAATCTTCGGGCAAAATTTCATAGGCCTTGATTTGCTCAAACGAAGGCAAGCTTGGGTTGATTGTTTGCACTTCGTGTTCAATCGCAGCAACCAATTTAGGATGCTTATGTAAATTCGCATCAACTGGCACATGCTCACGATTGGCCCAAGCTGTGACGGCTTCCATATCCAAT
Encoded here:
- a CDS encoding cob(I)yrinic acid a,c-diamide adenosyltransferase; this translates as MPRITKVYTRTGDNGTTALGGGQRVPKESLRVTAFGTVDELNSNLGVALAVGVSERLQAPLQAIQNELFHLGSDLCMLEEDKQKWPIPQIEARHIDALEQLMDELMDTVGPLENFILPGGSQTSAHLHVARTVCRRAERDVVALSREETIGSFVIKYLNRLSDALFVMARYENFVRNIPDVIWDSRA
- a CDS encoding cytochrome P450 — its product is MQSLLNPYPWFKTMREQHPIYFDQTIGSWVVFRYADVKQVMTDYEHFSSAPPDRGDGMNMFANSMLMTDPPRHRQLRSLVNLAFTPRMIEQLHDRIDGLVNRLLDDMLAQTEPDFIRDFATPLPMTVIAEMLGVPTEDQDKFKYWTERIITSSNNPNISEIVPIYQEFGAYLFGMIEQRRNAPQADLISDLLKAQIDGESLTDMDLIGFCALLLVAGNETTTNLLGNAVRVFSEQPAIYAELRANPSLIPNVLDETLRYYSPVKAMPRHAHTEQQIGDVTIPAGQRVMAVIGSANRDESQFPDADTFDIHRKGNQHIAFGHGIHYCLGAPLARLEGKLALEAMLKRIETITIKPDAQLEPIPTPITFGVKNLPVLITTSE
- a CDS encoding MOSC domain-containing protein, which gives rise to MITIETLAIGQPQTYHDAKGAWSSAIGRQAITTPVRLEQLGHVGDAVADTKNHGGPDKAVCCQPASHYPLWQAEYGLADDHPMLQASGIGENWTLNNVTEQDVCIGDSFKVGSAIVQICAPRYPCTKQDRKLGLDGLQQRTVATLRSGFYLRVLQAGEVQVGAVLELIERPHPTITVHKVNQHLHHERDEVFGRQLLGVNELAASWKRIIQMIIPSLAQ